The proteins below come from a single Papaver somniferum cultivar HN1 chromosome 11, ASM357369v1, whole genome shotgun sequence genomic window:
- the LOC113320869 gene encoding IQ domain-containing protein IQM3-like, whose protein sequence is MAALKVQKVYRSYRTRRRLADSAIIAKKLWWQAIDYAQLNHNTISFFNLKPEKAASRWSRVSSNASKLGKGVSEDARFLLLAFQHWIEAIDPRHRYGHSLHLYYEVWRKGDTSQPFFYWLDIGDGKEVNLKDCLRSKLRQQCIKYLGPLEREHYEYKIVEGKIVQKKSNQLLDTTKESNKSKWIFVMSTSKKLYAGKKTKGAFHHSSFLAGGAALSAGSFSVVDGILKSISAYSGHYRPTDENLGSFLEFLREHDVNLHEVGVQFTDNYYDNNYENKQERAGLKGVNKAEPASFRLQILGTPEEQNKPEAVASEFYLKVSLIAQEKRCLERPIS, encoded by the exons TCTATAGAAGTTACCGCACTCGCCGTAGGTTAGCAGATTCTGCCATCATTGCCAAAAAGCTCTG GTGGCAAGccattgattatgctcaactgaACCACAATACGATCTCTTTCTTCAACTTGAAACCAGAAAAAGCAGCCTCTCGTTGGAGTCGAGTTAGCTCAAATGCTTCAAAG CTCGGAAAAGGTGTATCAGAGGACGCTAGATTTTTATTATTAGCTTTTCAACACTGGATTGAAGCT ATTGATCCGCGGCACCGGTATGGGCATAGCCTGCACTTGTACTATGAAGTGTGGCGAAAAGGGGATACTAGCCAACCATTCTTCTACTG GTTGGACATTGGAGATGGCAAAGAGGTTAACCTCAAAGACTGCCTTCGGTCAAAGCTTCGACAGCAATGCATTAAATATCTGGGACCT CTAGAGAGAGAACACTATGAATACAAAATTGTTGAAGGCAAAATCGTGCAAAAAAAAAGTAATCAACTTCTGGATACAACTAAAGAATCAAACAAATCGAAATGGATTTTCGTAATGAGTACTTCTAAGAAACTCTACGCTGGCAAG AAAACAAAGGGGGCATTTCATCATTCGAGTTTCCTTGCCGGTGGGGCTGCTTTATCTGCGGGGAGTTTTTCAGTTGTAGATGGAATACTCAAG TCGATCTCTGCATATAGTGGGCATTACCGACCAACTGATGAAAACCTTGGTAGCTTCTTGGAATTTCTCAGGGAACATGATGTTAACCTTCATGAAGTTGGA GTACAATTTACTGATAACTATTATgacaataattatgaaaacaaacaAGAGCGAGCAGGCTTAAAAGGTGTAAACAAGGCTGAACCAGCAAGTTTCCGACTTCAAATTCTCGGTACTCCAGAAGAACAAAATAAACCAGAGGCAGTTGCCAGCGAATTTTACCTCAAAGTTAGCCTCATTGCCCAAGAGAAGAGATGCTTGGAGCGCCCAATATCTTAG